The DNA window CAGCGCTGCTTGGCTGGCTTTCTCTAGACTGTTTGATCTCTCGGTGCACACGTCGTGCATCCGCAGGGTTCTAACCGATCGGTCGAAACCATTATTGGATCAGTGACGAGCAAAGTGACTGTTCGCGCCACCTACGCGGGAATCAAAGGCTCAGTTCGACGCGGCCACCCAGGTGAACTCATATGGCGCTCACACAACGGATCGTGGCTCAGTGCTACTTTCGCGGCCCGGGGGCCTGGTTCGAACGCCCGCCGATAGATGCGAGTATGTCTTGCTGAACGTTCTCTAGGATCCCGTTCGAATGCACCGGCGCAACTTGTGCGACGGACCGTGACAGGACAAGTGCACCCAGCATTTGGCAATGCAAGCTGATAGCTCGTTCCCGCAACGTCTTACGCTCACCGATCATGGCTGGCGATCCACTCTCCGCGAGCAGCCCAGCCAGGAGCGTTATCTGATCATCCAATCCGCCGGCGAAATACGACTGCGCTCCGGAGCCCAGGCGGGGCGCATCGCCCGCAAATCGGGCGACAGGGCAACCATGATCGATGTCGTCGCGGTGGGCTCGAGACAAATACCAGTCTATATAGCGCCGAAGAGCGGTGGTGGACTCATCGACGGGCGCCCTCGCGATATTGACGAACTTGGTATTCCCCTCAGCGATTGCCGACGCAAGCACCTCGGCAACCAGTGCCTCCTTCGACTCAAAGTGGTTGTAGAAGCCACCTTGCGTAAAGCCGGCGTGCTTCATCAGCTCGCTCAGCCCGACGGCGTCCACGCCGCGCTCTCTGAATAGCTGCGTCGCCGCGGCGATAATCGCGCGGCGGCTTTCCGCAGCCTGTTCTCTCGACACGCCCAGCGCTTGCTCCTCGATTCGTTACCGCAGATGGTGAATTAGCAGGTCATGGCTTTTCTAGCCGACGAGGCGGAAGCGGCAGTCGAAGGCCGCGGCGCGAATATCCAGAAGAGCTTGATAGGCCGGCGAATTGTACCAGGCGAGAGCGGTGTCCTTGTCCGGGAAACGCACAATCATGCCGTTGTCATAGGCGGGCTCTCCAAAGAGCAATTCCCACGGCGCCAACACAATCACTTCGCCGCCGAATTGCCGAATCATTGGGATGGCTTGCGAGGCGTACCGATCAAGAGCTTCTCGGTCGCGCACGGTTGCTTCAATGACGAGATACGCACTCATACCGTGTCCTTTCCATCTCGTGAAATGAGATTGCCTGCGCGACCGAATTGAACCGCTGTCGGGCCTGCCCCCTTCGCTTCAAGCCTGAAGACTAGTTTGGCCAGGCTCGAGCCGTCGGCCCCGGATCGACGCACAGGCGACGCTTTCGACAAAGTCCCATCCATCCGCAAAATTCCCTCCATCCGTACGTGCGCCATCCATTAAGTGCGGAGGCGCGAGAGGCCACGCAAGCGGCAAAGACAATTTCATATAGTATTGAATAACAATGATCCTCCCTTGTCATGCCACTCTTCGTTATAGAACGCCGGTTGGTCGGCGGCGCGAGTGGCTTTGAGTTCGCCCCGGCTATTCGTGCGGAGCGATTATGCCAGTCTGATTTACCGTTCTCAGCCTGGGGTGGACTCTATGTGTTCTTCTTCAAAATGTTCGCTGCGCTCCAAAGGGAGCCTGGGTTGACGCGATCGGGATAGATTTTCAGCATCGCATCGTAGAGCTCGCGTGCGGTCGATGTTGCTGTATTCAGGCGGTTGAAGTCGTGGAGGTATTGCCGCGTCTCGGCAATGTTGCGGGGATCGTCGTCGTTTTCCGGCACCTTGTGCCCGGCGATCACGGCCTTCGGTTTCAGAGCCTCAAGCTTGTCGAGCGTGGAAATCCACTCAAGCCGGCTCTGCGCATCGGTCTCGCCAAGATAGGGATGGATGCCTTTGTAGACCGCATCCCCGGCGACGATCAGTCCGATCGACGGGACGTGCAAGCATGTTGAATGAGCCGTATCGGTCCGCCCGGCATTTACCGCGACAAGTTTGTGCCCTTCCAGCTCCAGCTCATTGTTTTCCAGCGGCTCGGCGACCAGCAGGCGGTCTGCAATCTCGCCAGGGAAAAGCCAGAAGTTCTCGATCTTGTCGGGCGATATATGCTCATGCATGGCCTTGACGATTTCGGGTGTCGCGACCGCCTTGGCGTGCGGGAAGCGCTCCAGGAGCGATGAAAGGCCGAAGAAATGGTTGCCGTGACCATGGGTGATATAGATCGCAGTCAGATTCTTGCCGCTCTAGACGATCCAATTCAGCAGCGTCTGGGATTGCTCGATCGTGAGAAACGTGTCCACGAGGCCCCCGTCACGTTTGCCATAGATGAGCGTCACCGAATTCGCCACACCCACTGCAGCTCTTCCTTGCCGGGCGGCAAATCGCGCGCCAAGCCCTTGCGCCTTACCGTAAGCACATCCCATTGAAGATCAGCGTTCGGAGTATCCAGTCCAGTCATCATCATACCCTTTGGTGTTGTGGAAGATTCGCAATGTCGCAATTGACGGCGGCGAAAGCGTCGCGGGCCCCATTAGGCGTCACGGACGGCTCGCGTTCGGATTGAGCAGGTGCTCGTGAAACCATTCGGTTGCGGCCGCTTCCGCCAGCGGAAACTGGCCGAGATAGGGATCGAAGTGGCCACCCTGTATCAGGGCGAGCCGTTTCGGCTCCAGCGCACGCTCATAAGCTGCAAGTGACAGGTCGGCGGCCGTCAGCCTGTCGTCGCGCGCGACAACCAGCAGCAACGGTGTTGGCGAAACGCGCGTAATCCAGTTACCGGGTTCGTACATGCGCGCGGCCCGCGTCGAGCGAATAGTTGTGTCGTTTTCCCAGACGCCCGCTGGAATAGGCTGGTGATAGAAATTGATGGCGTCCTGGGAGCGGCAACGAAACAGAACAGCCCGATCATTCCGTCAACTACGCGATTCCATCACGGCATCAACTCGGATGAGGTTTTCGGTACACACAGGGGTTCTTAAGCAATAGTTCATGTCAGAGAGACGATAACCAGAGGCTCGCCCACGGGATATCCTTTACTCGCCAGCCTGACTGCGACCATATGCTTCGGAAATCATGTAGCCGGACAGCGTGCCATAAGCGGTGCCCCACGCATCCGCAACTTCCGGCGTCCAGCCATCCGCTAGGCCCTTCTCCAGCGTCCACAGCAGCGCGGCGCCGACCACCGGATAGTGCTCCGCCTTCGCACCGTAGCTGACATGCCGCTTTGCCAGTGCGCCGGCGGCCGGCAAAACCTGTTCGAGATTGCCAAGACCTTTCACCACCCCGGCCAGCATTGCCATCAGCTTGCGGCGCTGCTCGATCATATCGTCGGGGAACATTGCCCTCATCTGCGGGGCGATGTCGAACAGACGATCATAAAACAGCACGGCCGCGGCTTCCGAAGTCAGTTTATCTGCTGCCGCAACGTCCAAATTTCCACCCCGAGCGCTGTCCGCGACCGAAACGGACCTGCGACCATCCAGACAACGAGCCTGACAAGATCTCATCCCGTAGCAGCATCCCCCGATTCTCGATCAGCTGCTAGTCAGATTGAGCTGCGACAAGGACAACGCTTCACTCTCGCTGCTACCGGCGGCTTGATCGGCGAGGCCGGCGCGCAAGCCATGATTGATCAGGCACCGCCAACGACGCCTGGATCGCTCCACAACATCCAGCGTGCTCGAATCCTGGTGGTCTATGCCGAAACCGCTGGAAACATCACCGAAACTGCATGACGTCTCGGTGTCTCAAGAAATACTATCTATCGGGCACTTGGACAAAAAAAGCCGAGATGACCTCCAGGTACGAGCACTTCCAATCTGTTGCTGAAGAATCACAATAGTTCGGCACCGCCGCCCCGGGCTGGCCCAGCTGTTGGATCGTAGTCGTCCGGTTTTTTGGCGATCAACGTCTGCGTCGTCAGGATCAGACCAGCGACGGAGGCCGCATTGCGAACCGCGCAGTAGCAGACCTTGACCGGATCGATGATGCCGGCCTTGACGAGATCGACCGATGCGCCATTACGCGCATCGAGGCCGTAACCATTCTTGCCTTGAGCGACCTTCGTCACCTCGGTTTCGCCGTTCAGGCCGGCATTGGCGGCAATATAGAAAAACGGGCGGCTCAACGCGCGCTGAAGCAGCTCTGCTCCTTGTTTGGCACCGCCCTTCAATTCATCGACCATGCCGTCGAGTTGTGGCGCTACTCTTAGCAGCGCGACGCCGCCCCCCGGCACGATACCTTCCTCGATCGCCGCACGGGTCGCATTGATCGCGTCCTCGATCAGCTGGGTGCGGCGCTTTTGCTCGACCGGCGTTGCGCCGCCCGCAAGGATCACGGCTGTGCCGCCGGACAGCTTTGCGATCCGCTCCTGGAATTTGTCGCGTTCGATGTTTTCCGGGGCCGCATTGTATTGACGCATGACCTGCTCGCGGCGCGCGGCGATCTTCTTTTGATCGCCACCTCCCGCCGTGATCAGCGTCTTCGAGGCCGAAATACGCACCTGGCGCGCGGAGCCGAGATCGTTCAGTTCCGCCTTTTCGAGCTTGCCGCCAAGATCGACCGAAATCACGCGACCGCCGGTGGTGATCGCGATATCCTCGAGCATCGCCTTGCGCCAGTGCCCGAATTCGGGCGGATGGATCGCCGCGACCTTGAAATCGCTTTTCTCCCGGCGCGCCAGCAATTGCATGATCACCGGCGGCGCGACTTCCTCGGCGATGATCAGCAGAGGCCGGCCGCTCCTCTCAATGAGCGAGATTACGCCAGCCAACTGTTCGCTGGTCTGAATTTTGTGATCCGTCATGAGGATGAACGGATTGTCGAGTACGACCTGCATCTTCTCTACATCCGTAACCATGTGATGCGAGAGATAGCCGCGCTCGAAGGCCATGCCTTCGATGACCTCCAGCGTCGTCTCAACCGTGTTGCCAAATTCCACAGCGACGATACCGTGATCGCCGGCCCGCTCAAAAGCTTCGGCTACCATTTCTCCAACCACCGCGTCATTGGCGGCAATGCTCGCAACTGCGCGCAGATCGGCCGGGCCCTGGATGGCTTCGGCCGAGCGCTTCAGCGCGGCGATCGTCTCGGCGACCGCCAGTTCAAGCCCTTCGACCAACTCGACCGGGTTGGCACCAGTGGCGAGGCACTTCAGGCCTTCCTGGACAAGCACGTCGGCCAGGACGGTGGCGGTGGTGGTGCCGTCGCCCGCCACCTCATTGGTCTGCTTTGAAACTTCCCGCAGCACCTGCGCGCCCATATTCTCGAACGGGCATTCAAGCTCGATTTCGCTGGCGATGCTGAGGCCATCGCGCGACACGATCGGCGTTCCGATCGGCCGGTCCATGATCGCGTTCATGCCCTTTGGACCCAGCGTGCCGCGCACGGCTTTGGCGAGTTTGGCGACGCCCCTGCCCAGCGCTGCCCGCGCGGCTTCATCATGCAGCATGATTTTCGGCATTAGATGTCCTCACCTTTCACTGAGAGTTGTCTTACTTCGTGTCGTTCACATTCAGATTCTCTCCGTGTTAGGGCACGTGCTCCGAGTCCGGCGTTTTCGACGAAGCTTTCGATTTTGGCACAAGGGGCGTTTCGAGATCGAATCGCACGGAAAGCAGGCCGCGGCAGAGAGCGCCGTTAAATTCGGCGTTGACGCCGACGCGCCTGAGGCCCGAAACGTAGGCGGCAAAGCCGTCGGTTTTCAACCGCGCTCCCTCTGCGTCGACGAAAGCAGGCTCATCGGCACGCAGCGGCCCAACAACAGCGCGCCGCTCAAGATAGCGCCGCACCAATTTTCCGCCTTCATCATCGACCGGCAGGCAACCAAGCTCCATCAATGTCAGGGCGACGATCGTTTCGGGCGAGTGCCCCACCCCGAGGAGGTGGTTGAGCAGCGCTACCTGCCGGCGCTGGTATGCCTTGACCAAGAATGTCTGACGCAAATCATCCAGGTTGCCATCGGCCTCAACACCGAAGGTCTCCTGAAACGATAGTCCCTTGGCGAGACCCGCGTTAATTTTGTCAGCATACATGTGCTCGCCTAACACGACACTGACGCCTTTGACCCAGTCCAGCGCGTTCACGGCCCGCCGCATGTCGTCCGCCATCAAGAACGAGAAATTGGCGGCGCACCAATAGGTCGGCAGACGGAATTCGATGTGGACCCGGTTTTTCGAATCCACATCGGCCCTGGTGACGAAGTTTAAGTCGGTAACCGACTCGTCGAGTTCTGGATCCATCACGCCTTGCAGGCACGCCCATATTTCGGCTTGCCTGTCATGGGTCCGCCGGTTTTGTGACCCGTCGGTCTCTTCGGCACCACCGTTCATGACGATCACCGCGGCCCGTGGACGGCTTCGGGCAAATGGGCATAGCCGCCGCCCGCCTTGATCTTCTTCTTCTGGGCTTCGACATCAACGCCATAGAGGCGCGCAGCGTTGAGGCCGAGAATCTTGGCTTTCGTCTCCATCGACAAGACCGAGCCGGTCTCCTTGCTGACATCGTCCGGAATCTCGAACGCCATGAACTTGTCGATCAGCCATTTCGGCGTCCAGATGCCGTAGTCACTACCGTACAGGATCTTGTCTGGTCCGACCCAAAACAAGAGTTCAGAAATGACGTGGCCGAAATACCCCGGGCGCGAATGGATGAAAGGCAACGCCACGGCGAGACCGGCATAGACGTTGGTTTCCTGGGTCGCGATCCAGCAGAAATCGTCAAGGCGCGGCAGGCCGCAATGCTCGACAATGAAGTTCAACTCCTGGAACGACGTGGCGACGTCATCAATATCGGCCACATCGAACGCATCGCGGTTAAGCGGAATAATGGTCGGCCCCTTGTGAACATGGATATTCTTGATCCCAAGTTTTTGTGCCGCCTCGAGATATTTGTAGGACGCCTTGTCGGTGAGCTTATATCCCTTGGATTCGCCACGCCATTCCGCAGTGTAGAGTTTGACGCCCTTGATCTTGTGTTTTTCAGACAGGGCATGCAGATATTCCAGGCCCTTGGTACCGTCGCGCGGGTCGAAGGCGCCGTTCAGGATGAAGCGATCCGGATAACTCTTCTTCATTTCCGAATTTCGTTCGGTCGTGTTGAAGCCGTTCTTGTAGAAATCGGTGAGATAGGTCGGCTGCAGAATCGCCATGTCGTCATAGCCATTCACGAATAGGTCGTCGTACATCGTATTGGCATCATATTTTTCAAACTTTTCTTTTTCCCACTTCTCCGACGGCGGACTGAGATTCGAGTGGTAAGCATAGAAGCATTCGATGAATTGCTTACCGTGGATATTCTTCTGGTTTGCCGGGCTTCCATCCCAAAAATGGGTATGCCCATCGATGACGAAAAGTTCTTCACCCTTGGCCGTCCTGTACATGGCGTTTCTCCTGCTCCCGCTCGGATTGAGTGTTATGAGGCTCGCCATTGGCGCAGCCAAATTGGCCTGGCCGGCACACACGCCGGCCACGCATTGCTTGCAGTGATTCAAACGATGTATTTCATCATCTCGTTCATGTCGCCAAACAGCATGACGGTGTTATCGTCCGTCATGACCATCCGGCCATAATGCGTCGAGGTTGAAATTTCGAAGAGATGCGGAGTCATGACGCGACCCAGTTCCTCCGAAATCTCATCCATCTTGAATTCCATCTTCCCGGCGCCATCGATGCGGATCATCGCCGGCATGTATGTCACCCTGATATGGTCGTGCCGACTCATCACGGCAGCGATCGCGCGTGCCTCGACGCTATCGTTCATCGTGATTCCACATTGATCCGAAATCGTATCCTCGAATGTGATGTCTTTCATGGATTTGAAGATGTTCTCGTTCTCTTGTAACATGTCGATCTCCTGAAGGATTGCGTAATGGACGTCGGGTCGGGTGTCGGGTTACGACGAGAGATTGGCTGGAACATTCAGGCCAAGCTCTGCGGCGATACCCTTGATGCGGTTCTTCGCATGCCCCAAAGCATCGGCGTATGTCACGACCTTGACGCGTGGCTGCGACCAGACCGGCTGCAGACGATTGGCGCCATCAAGTGCGAGCTCCCCGTGTTTTGCCAGCCACTTGTTGAACAGCGCAATGTTTTGCGTCCCGTAAGTTGGATCGGTAGCAAGGATGGAGAACAACTCGACGGTGTTGGCGAGATTGCGCTCATAATCCGCCTCTGCCGCCGATACGACTGCAGGGGTGATGAAATCGTTCTGCGCTCCCGCCACCTGCATCAGGAATCCTGAGCGGAACAGCTCGCCGAGAAGCGGCTCGAAGACGACGTTGGTCGCAAAGTATTGCTCCAAGTAGTCATTTGAACCCATGATCGATTCAATCGACTTGCGCACGCCCTGCCAAATCGGGTCCTCAAGCCAGTGCTGCTTGCCGGCGGCAACGTCGAAGCCCGGGAGGTCGAGAGCAATCTCGCTCAGATAGAGCGTGATATCCTGCGCGAAACGCATCTTGTAAGAAGAATTGGTCAGGATCGCATTGTTGACCATCTGCGTATAACCGTAGCGCTGCGCCTGCATGGTCGATGTGCCAAGGCCAAATTCGGCATGTTTGTAGGCGCCGAGATGGTTCTGCAATATCTTCACCCAGGCTGCGTCGAAGCGGGCAGGCGCATCGGATTTCCGGCCGTTCTCGATGGTGCTCTGCACCATGCCGCAAATCGTCGACTGGCGCTGGTAATGCGTGCGCTCCCATTCCTGGTCGACCGCTCGGAACTTATGCCAATTTGAGCTTTTTGCGGCCGTCCAATCCTTGCAGTAGGTCGGCGTTCCATCGGGGAAGGAGATGATCCAATCCTGCAGGAGATAGCGCTCTGGGTCCGGCTGAACATCGACCGTCATGTCTTCGTAGTGTGTCGCCTTGCGACCCTTGGGCTCAAAGTAATTGTACTTGCGGCTGTCGGAACCCGGAAACGTCGCGGCTCCCGCGGCCCCGGATTTGACGAATTCCGGATTCGTGGTCGCTCTGCTCGATTGTGCGCTCATTGCTAACTCCCTTTTGCTATTCTCTCCCTGCGACGAACTTTGAACGCCGTCATCGCACCGCCGGCGTAAACTTGTCGAAATAGATATGGTCGGGTTCAACGCCGTTCATTTGCAAGACCGGCAACACGGCATCGATCATTGGCGTCGGACCACACGTATAGGCGTCAATCGCACCGGTCAGCTTCTCTTCGCGCAAATGGCGCAGGACGACTTCATGGACGAATCCGGTCTCCCCGTCCCACCCGTCATCCGCCTCCGCGTGCGACAGCGCCGGTACAAATTTGAAGTCCTTTAGCTGCGCCGCGATCGCAGCAAGCTCCTCGAGGTAGAAGAGATCGGCGCGCGTGCGCGCCCCGTAGAACAACCGCACAGGCCTTTGTTCTTCACTCGCTATGTGATCAGCCAGGATCGACCAAAGCGGCGACATGCCCGAGCCGCCACCGATCAACAACATCGGGCCGGGCCTCCCCTCTCGCCGGAAGCAGGTGCCATAGGGCCCCTTGGCAATCAGGGCGTCGCCAACGCTCAATTTTCCATCGAGTTGGGATGAAAACGCCCCATTGGGGTATTTCTTGATGATGAAGCGCAGGCTTGTGTTTTCGCTGGGCGCGTTAGCCATTGAAAAGGCGCGGGTGATGGCGCCATCCCCAAGCGTCAGATCGACATACTGGCCGGCCCAGAATTTCAAGGGCTTTTCGATTTCGATCTCCAGCAGCCTGATGTCGGACGTCAACGCGCTGATGTTTGCGACGCGCCCCTCAAATGCCTTCACTGCGATCGAGCGGCTGAGCAGGTCTTCGTCGTAATTGAGCAATTCGAAACTGACATCGCTGAAGGCGTGCGTACGGCACAACAGGACGTGACCGGTTTCGCTCTCGTAATCGGGCAAGGCGAAGGTCGAATATTTTAAAAGCTCGATGTCCCCATCAATGAGCTTTGACTTGCAGCTGCCACACTGTCCTTCCTTGCAGCCATGCATGAGCGAAATGCCCTGACGAAACGCCGCGTTAAGCACGGTTTCGCCCTCTTCCACTTCCATCTCGATGCCCACCGGCTCGAACCGAACCTTGTGAACCTGCGCTTCCGTCATGCTTTCGGCCTTGTCGCAGTCGTGACTGAAATAGCCGGAGCGTCATACCGCTCCCGGGAAGGGGCCGCCGAAGCGGCCCCTTCCCGTTGTCGTGCTCAGTGGCAGGGATTGATCTTGAAGCCCTTGCGATATTCAGCCACTGCGACCTCACGCTCGGTCGGCGAGAGCGCCCGGAACCCGCGGAGCGGGCTGCCAAGCGTGTGTCCGCGCACGTGATCGAGTGTCCACATATCCTTGGGGTCAAAGCGCAGATGCGGCTGCGCGATGAGGGTCTTGCCGTCTGACCTGACGAATCCCAGGTCCTTGATCGCGTCGGCAACATCCCAGCCATGGTAGCAGTCCTCCCATTCACGGCGACCGCTGAAGCGGCCCATCGCCGGGGTGGGGCGACCTTCGTACTGGGCGGCAAAGCCCACCTTGTGCGTCCAGCGGCAGCCTTCCGAACAATAGGTGTACATTTTGCCGTCGACTTCGTCACAAACGAAGTCTTCGCGAATCAGGCAGGGAACCATGCAGCTCCAGCAGCGATGCGGGTACACATAGCCCACGTCGCTATTGAAGAGGATGTTGGTTTCGCCGGGAACGCTAAGTTTGGCATGCCATTTCCAGAAATCACCGAACTCGGCGTACCAGCCTGGATACTTGTGCTCGAACCACTCAAAGTCCCTTTCGGTCTGGGCTTCGATGCGCCAGAAATTGACCGACCATCCGACCGTGAAGAACTGTGCGGTCTTGTGGACGTAGTTTTTCTTGACGATACGATCCCAGGCGGCGGCGACATCGTCGTGATGAATCTTGATGCCGTATTTCTCGAGCGGCAGCATGTAGGTACGATAATAATCTTCGTAGATCCAGCGATGCCACAGTTCGGCATAGGATTCCTTGTTCTTGTCGCGGTTGGTCGTGCCGTATTCGATAAACGTCCCAATCGCGGCATCGACAATCGCGTGGTTCTGCCAGAACGCATACTTCAGATCGCGTTCGAGCAACTGATGGTTCGACGGATCGTTGATCATCGCCATCAGCATCGAATGACCATTGCCGATATGGCGGGACTCGTCCGACTGCACCGACAAGAACACCGTAGGCAGCGCGTAGTCGCCGTTGCGCGCGGCTTCCGAAGGCATCGCCACGAACAGCGTGTTCGTGAACGCGGTCTCCGCAACCACCGTCAGATAGACGTTGGCGGCGGTGATGGCGTCGCCGGTCAGGAAGCCCTCAGCAAACTGACGACCGATGGTGGTGGCATAACATCTGCCGAACGCCGCTTCGGTAATATCGAACCCGGCAGGATCGATATAGTTTTCCATGTACCACTTCTTCAGGTTCATCTGAATCGTCGAGTGCCGGAGTTCGTCGACCATCTGCATGGTAAAGCCGGTGCGCAGCTCCTCGCCTGGCGCCAGCCTGCCGACCATCGCCATCGAACGGGCTGCCGAGATTTCCGGGAACGGGATGATCGCCAGGAACAGCTTCATCCACTCGACCCAACGAGGCTCGACGTTGCGGAACATGTCGCCGCGCAAGGCCGCATCCAACGCGCCGTAAACGCGATTGTCCTTCTCTTCCTGCATCGGGAAATACGACCGCAGGACCTGCCTCATGGGGTCGCGCGGCGTCTTCGAGATTTTGTAGTCGGTGGGGAAGGTCATCGCCTCCTGGACGTAGCTTGGCGTCCAGCCGAGATCGGCGACGCGGCTTGCCGCTTCGGATATGGTGATGCCTTTCTGGGCGGTAATTTTATTCAGTGTCAGACCTGCAGTCATTTTGATCTCCCTTGAACGTTGCGTAGCTTCAGCACTTTCGCTTTAGTCGTAGGGTCTAAAACCCTTCGTCTTTCGACGCGCATTCTTGAAATTCACGACTGCGGAAAATGAACTTTGAGTCCGGCAAATATACTTTGATTTGCGAAATCACGTTTCCAATTCAGACCGATTTGACGGGACTGACCGTCTCGCCACCTCCGTTGTTTCGGTCGATGAGTGGCTTGCCCTCGGC is part of the Bradyrhizobium erythrophlei genome and encodes:
- a CDS encoding aromatic/alkene/methane monooxygenase hydroxylase/oxygenase subunit alpha, which encodes MTAGLTLNKITAQKGITISEAASRVADLGWTPSYVQEAMTFPTDYKISKTPRDPMRQVLRSYFPMQEEKDNRVYGALDAALRGDMFRNVEPRWVEWMKLFLAIIPFPEISAARSMAMVGRLAPGEELRTGFTMQMVDELRHSTIQMNLKKWYMENYIDPAGFDITEAAFGRCYATTIGRQFAEGFLTGDAITAANVYLTVVAETAFTNTLFVAMPSEAARNGDYALPTVFLSVQSDESRHIGNGHSMLMAMINDPSNHQLLERDLKYAFWQNHAIVDAAIGTFIEYGTTNRDKNKESYAELWHRWIYEDYYRTYMLPLEKYGIKIHHDDVAAAWDRIVKKNYVHKTAQFFTVGWSVNFWRIEAQTERDFEWFEHKYPGWYAEFGDFWKWHAKLSVPGETNILFNSDVGYVYPHRCWSCMVPCLIREDFVCDEVDGKMYTYCSEGCRWTHKVGFAAQYEGRPTPAMGRFSGRREWEDCYHGWDVADAIKDLGFVRSDGKTLIAQPHLRFDPKDMWTLDHVRGHTLGSPLRGFRALSPTEREVAVAEYRKGFKINPCH